The following nucleotide sequence is from Aedes aegypti strain LVP_AGWG chromosome 3, AaegL5.0 Primary Assembly, whole genome shotgun sequence.
agaattattttctgacaaatcacctagtatgcgatatgagttgtacaaaatattagcctcaaataagcacttttaagttcctggtaatttttagaaattttagtttcctcccatactgccataaaatgcacacttgttATTCCATTTACTCCATGCCTACTCTTGTCGAATGTTTCAAATATGCGGTTATGGGCAGtatggatgatcaataaaaatccataaaagtgtgcagtcagagtggaacaagtgcttattaccagaACAGCGAAAATTATCGgtgcgctgaggaatgcgaggaaatgaaagccATTTCAAGTGATATATTAGATTTCTTTAAATCGAATGATTTATCttcttatccatcaatagaaatgtataaatattactttattcgatgcatttgattttgatttttggccaTTTACCATGTTTGGGTGGGTGGTAAGACATTgctacaatttctgtgcagacacagcggaccaagtgtcaaaaagctataaactgattgattattacattttttgagtcattttcagagtccgatagaagttttggTAGTTCTGTATCGAACGTCCTAGAACcagcttattggaccagtatatttttaCTAGCATTCAAGATTTTCACATGGTCcgctctgactgaacgcatttttgaatatttctggtcttcaatgccctgaccctgcaaaactttaattttcaagctatcgtaatgccactgattttgggattgaagatatggattattgaataATTTACGATACTTATGTTGAAGGATGTTGATAATCTGTTTGTCTTAGAGATATcaacccagtttgaccatgcaagcataaAATGATTGTTGTTTACCTacaaattgttcagtcagagtgaactaaATCACTAACGGTGGTCttcagttcagtcagagtggaacAAGTACACACAGTACCATAgtcgttctattagaggtttgggTTATGTTTTTTTATCATGATTATCACTTTACATTACATTGTTTAAAAgcaacacaaagatgtgtagaaatattgaaccaatattttgacaagttaaaaaattaaaaagtgttagACTTTAAGCCAATTTCTCTCAAAATATCCAAAATGTCaattggttcactctgacttaacgccgaccatttgttCCTGTTCGATAACTTTTGTGTCCTTATTTTCAAGGTAAAGTTCCTATTTTATGGGCACTTAGACGATACGAGCCCTGCAGATTGGAATCCTTTCAGTCTCTTTTTGGTTTCCTTTTTGAAGCATGTGGTCGTTGAAGTTTCTATTTTTAGGGTGAAGTACAAACACTTTGTATAGGCTACTGTCTATAATTACTTTATAATGTAAGTGATAAATGTAACCAACTGCCAATGACAGTGTCATTTATCAATctctaaattgaaattgaacataAACATGTCTTTCCTTAGGCTAATCATTAAACAAGAAATTCAAAGCTATGtactgtagagtaaagtggggcaaaagttcgagtggggtaagagtttctttttaagatttctagctcaatttaaaacaaaacttataaatgtcatggtggttcgaatgctattgaagtaagagactttcactccaaatatcataagaatcgattgagatttggaaaagttatggctatttgttgtttttcgacgtgaatattgtaatttttggtcaaactttcgttgcatggaaccaattgaagatcaaatctttttcaatattttatgtaagggcgtttcttgGTCTATCATAAGAATGTGTTgatgtgtattagtttttgcataaatgcttggaaacaatttttgacccatagtggggtaaaagttcgaatcagcggggcaaaagttcgacccatgtataaactcacggaaaaatttgcaaattgctcaaaatcaacatattatcttcaaatttagcttagattcaaactcttgccccaccggtggggcaaaagtttgtataagacaatcaattttgaaactgttataactaaaaatgggtaaatattttggcacaagtttgttcaacaaaattatagccaatatattgaaggttcactgtatggtatttgtttgtttcaactgctattgttttcctgaaaattttgattataccactaagttcgaacttttgccccaccttactctatatgtAATCGAACATAAGAACCTTCTTGAATTTGTTTGACTAACTTTAAGATTTGGCTTTAAGATAATTGGCTACTTTTTCTGTAGGCTATATTAGTCACTTTCAAGTTTGTGTAGATTTTCTGGACATTGATTTCTCATTGACTAATGTCTCCATTTCTCGAAGTCATTGTCCCAAAAGCAAGCATTCGTTCCAGTTAATACCTTCTAGTAATTTGATAATCCGACAACTCTCACGTTGCACCCGACCGACTCAGACTGATGTGCCACGCCACCTCCGCATTAGATGACGAGCGGAGAGAGAGAATTATTGTTTACTGCTCCTCTTGCAGCCTACAGCCATCGCCACGTACCCAACGCCGCCATAGGAAATTAGAATATTTTATTGCAGCTGCCTGCTTGCCACTCTCTCCCTGTCCAACTCTGAGTCCTGTGCCTTTCATCCGCCTCAAATGCTACCGACTAGCCTCTAGGCTGATAAAGCTATTAGTACTACCCGTACGACCGCATCCAAGCTCAAACGCGTTACAACTCTCGAAGGAATCGCATCTGAATTCAAATCTCTCGTTTTGAAAGCTAAGCGGAATCGTGTTACAAATCGGGTTAATACAAGTTCTGTTAGTGACTGTGTTTTGACACTCATTGTTCAATAGCAAGTGATAAGAGACTCAAGTTTTGCAAAACAAGGAATGGGACTTCGTTTTCTGCTACTTTCCAGTTCCAACAGTGGCAACGATGGGCGCCGCAAGACCAATGCTCAGAAAAAAGTAATTATCGAATTTTGGGCCTATAAGTAGTTTTGAGACAGTGAGGCATGCAACAGTGATACGCTAGAATTTTACCTGTCACCGGTACCATGCTGGGAAATTTGCTAACTACTTTGTTTGACAAAGGCTCCCATCAGTCGAGAAGTGTCTATTTAATCTTGTCAGCTTTAGTTGCCATGCGTCACCGGACGATTACCGCCAGCAAATAAAAGTAGTGCTCTAATCTTGAATGCACGCATAATGCACTTGGTAACAACACGCCTCAGCTGAGAATAGCCAATGTACTCTCGCAAGAAGATAGGGCGGTGCGTGTGTACGTGACTTGCTTCAGGCGATCACAGGCCGGCCTATTCAAACGTGACTCTGTTTATTACCAACGCAAACAAATTACCCTCAATTGATGATCTGAAGGGGGATCGCCTCTCTACCAGGGGTCAGAGAACACAACAGATGTTCAAGTCCTAGCACATCGATTCTGGGTTCTTATCGCGGTTCCTTACTAGGACGTGTGGAAATTTTCTCGCTTAAGTGGATGCCCACTAAGCCGGCTTGTTTGCTGAATTCTCTATCAGTGAACTAACGGCAATAGTTATTTAGCAGCACGGATCAGTAGATTGTGTTTGCCTATTGACACTTAAGCATAATGTGTGCGCTACGTTGATTAGTAATTAGATTACACAACTCGATTGCACTTTCAATTGACTTTGATTGACGTTACTGGCATAATCGCTTCTTATTTCACACTTAAAAGGGTAATGAACTGATCGATTGTTtaatttttgcattattttcagaACATGGAAGGCTCAGGCGATGGATCACCTCAATCATCGATGTGTATGGTGAAGGCGGCTGAGCTTTTCCCCAAACCAGTGCTCGAGAAGGAGGAAGAAAAGCTCACCGTCCGGTTCAACGAATGTAAGTACTCTCATTCCCCAATCTTTTTCTTGTTATCCAtcaatattgataaaattgtaAACCCGAAACCCCAGTACCTGGAGAATCCGTCAAATATCTCGGTCAAACGGACGACGGTATTCTAGCGTTGTCCAACTATCGATTGTTCTTGCTGAAGAACTCCACCGGGGCGGAAACGTCTGTGCCTCTAGGGTTGATCGAGTCTATCCAGATCAGAGACCTGTTTCATCTGACAGCCAACTGCAAAGATGCTAGTACAGTAAAGTGAGTCCTACATAGTTAAGTTTTCCCTTAACCAGACAACTAACCCATCATCTTATCCCAGATGCTCATTTTCCACGTCGGAGCAGTGTTCCGAGTGGCAACGGCGGATATCTCTGTCGATTGGCGTTCCGGAGACACTCGAATCACTGTTTGCCTTTCCATTCCACGCGTGGGCATCGGAACTGCCAACGCTGAACCAGGATAACGAATGGTACGGTCGGTTGCAGCGAGTCGGCAATTACGACGACGATTTCCGTAAGGAAGTCGAACGCCTACAGTTCGACCTACAGGGAGCCTGGCGGATAAGTCATGCCAATGCAGAGTTCAAACTGTGCCCATCGTATCCAAGACTGCTGCTCGTGCCAGCATGTATATCAGACGATACTCTGCAGAACGTTGCGAGCTTCCGAAGTTCCAGGCGCATTCCAGCCGTGGTCTGGAGACACGAGCGCACTGGAGCCGTTATTGCTCGCTGCAGTCAACCGGAAGTCGGCTGGCTTGGGTGGAGAAATTCTAAAGATGAACAACTCCTGAAAGCTCTCTCAGATGCCTGTGCATTCGATCGCGGCACACAAGACTCGAGAACCCGCCTCAATTCGACAGCATCTAGTGAAAGCAATCCACCCAGCCCCGAAGGTAGTCATGAGGAGGTGGAGATGGAGGAACCTAAGAAGATATTGATCGTTGATGCGCGATCGTACGCTTCAGCAGTTACAAATCGTGCGCGTGGTGGAGGCTGCGAGTGTCCAGAGTACTACCCAAGTGCTGAGATACAGTTTATGAGTCTCGGTAATATTCACGTTATTAGGAAAAGTTTTCACACGCTGCGACAACTCTGTGCATCGCAGCCGGATATACCAAAGTATGTATTTGATCGTAGGAAGTTTCTCCAGCGGTCATTACTAATGAAATCATTTCCATTGCAGTTGGTTGAGCTTGTTGGAGCGCACCATGTGGCTACAGCATATGTCCGGACTTTTAGCAGCATCAATGGTCGTATGTCATGCGATAGAGCGTAGCGGTCGTCCAGTATTGGTGCACTGTTCCGACGGTTGGGATCGTACACCACAGATTGTTGCCACAGCTCAGCTCTGTCTTGATCCGTACTACCGCACGATCGAAGGATTCCGGGTATTAGTTGAACGAGAATGGCTCAGTTTCGGACATAAATTCTCCGATCGCTGTGGACATGGTCCCGGTTCGGACGAAACAAACGAACGCTGTCCGGTGTTCTTGCAGTGGCTAGACTGTGTCCATCAAATCCATCGACAATTTCCTTGTAGTTTCGAATTCGATATGGGTTATCTGGTAGGTTTTATGACATTTTAATTTCGAAACACTCATCTAATCAGAAATTTCCCTCCAGATCAAATTGGCACAACACTCACATTCATGCCTGTTCGGAACGTTCCTCTGCAATACGGTGAAGGAACGCCTGGAGAACAGCGTGCCGGATCGTACCTTCTCGGTGTGGCCTTTCCTATCGGGACCGATGTACAAGAATCACCTTTATGTGCCGAATCGGGAACGGGTTTTGTGGCCTGCGCATAGcgtaagagatttgagactatGGACTGAGGTTTACCTGGGAAGCTGGGGTGGTAATCAGGGCTCGGCAGATTATCCAGCCAACGGCGACGGGGTGGCAGGCCAAGAACTGAACGGATCAATGACAAAAACTCGCTCATACGGAGACCTTATGACTGGTGTGAACGCTGGAGGCTTGACCAGGAGATCCAGCGATCCAAACATGACTGTCGATTCTAGGTAAATTCATTATTCAAATCACGTTAATCCAATCACCAATCTAACCTTCTGTTCCCCACAGCATTCTCGCTGGTACGTTGAACCTCTCCCAAGAGAACTCCATCGATTCCAACATGTCCTCGGATCGGGAAGTATCACCCGATCTGATCAATCATCACACCAGCTCGCTGGCCATCATTCAGCACACTACTCAAAAGCTACAAAGTCTTACTCAGGAGCTTAACCAGTCCGACGAGGAACCGGAGAACCACGTCAAAAATACGACGAAGCGCGCAGTGACTCCGACTGCCGACAGCACTACCCCGTCTAGTCTTTTTATTAATGGAAATAGTGATAGTTATAACTTCAAACCAATTGTTCCTGAACAGCCAACCGTGGCCATAGCTCCTACGTCTAGTACTCCGCCGCCTCAGCAGAGGCACCATCTGCTGGATGAAATCGACGAGAACACTTCGCGGATCATTAAGATCGAGAGCTACCTGGAGACAACGGACGTGGTCGACGGGAAGCGTGCAGGACTGCGGATCGCCAAGCCTATTCCCGCCTGCGATGTAAACGGAGGGCTGGCTACGGCCGACATGATGGAGAGTGTAGACTTGAGCGGTAATATGAATAGcgtttttaaatttatcaaacaCTTTCTGAAAAGGCACATCTGAAAGCGTTGGATATCTGTGTGGAACAGGTTACCTACTTTCACCGACTGTGGCGAAGAGCTTCCAGTCTCAGAATACACCTGGTCGGTTAGTAGGCTGCTAGGCTTGTCTACGATCGTGTCTGCAAAATACGGTATGCGCATCTTGCGCAGAGAAAACTGTGACGCAGGCTGATGATGACATTGTAACCTCTCTCTCTGGAGAAGCGCTTGATAAGGAAGTGTTTCGTGTAAATAGGTTCTTTGGAAAGCGAGTGAGATTGCTTCGTTAGAGTGAGTTTATTACATGGTTTCGTTGAAAACGTAGCGCTAACTATTTGCTTCATTATCCACGAGATTATAATCAGTCCTGTCAACGATGGTTCCTATGTTATTCGTGTGGTTTAAGGATTAAGTGCACATACATATATACAACTTATATAATCATCTGTATTTGAGTTAATTGTTATGCAATGTGAATCGCCATATGCATCTTTTGAGATGCTATCACATCAACATTCGTGTTATAATGAATAGAATAAACATCTAGCTAACCAATTTGCACTGTAATAAAGAAAGTATTGAACACAGCTGAACGTTCAAAATTAAGAAGGGATATCCGAAACGACTCGTGCTTTTCATTTAATAGTTGATAAGGGCCAATCAagttctcagtcaataactgtaaAAGAGCTCATAGAGTACTAAGCTTAGAAGTAGGCTTTGTCCATTTTGAGACATAAcgcaaaaaaaagaagaaagagAAGAAGGTTGAGTTGTTGTGTTGACTCTATGAACTGAATTTCCGTGGTAAGTTTCCTTTAGATCAAGAACAATCTCCAATAAAACATCTGTAATCGTTCTAGTCGAAATTGTCGACGATACTATCTAGGATCTTCGCTAAATATCAGTTTTCCACCTGTATTAGGAGTACGTCGTATTCACTGACTTCATAGCTACACATCTCTCAATAAGCTGTCATTTCTCAAATTGCGTATCAGTTTAACAATTTAGTAGTATTTAGTTGGAAAGcatttttattgataaactagtggtcccggcaaacttcgtttagccatcaagtaggccgttgaaaaacgatattgatcgtcccatacaaaatgacagttccgttcatgcacgtttttccaaatttcctaatgaatatcctgggattttaatacacacaaacacgtcggaacccttgacgaacacgACGGAggtagaatcattcaaatccgttgacccgttcgtaagccatttcgtgacatacaaacaccattccatttttatttatatagataggcATTCATTAATATAATTCATAAGACAACTGTACATTAACTTATACCTGTTTGGTCGCATAAACTTTTTAACCCATGTAGGcttgagtgaaagcaaaaaaataataaataaaaacactCACTGCTTAGCGAATACTGAACAGATTTATATAGTTTTTGTCAGTTTGCTTGCACACATATCTTGTTTTTAAAAGTGATCAGAGAAACTAGGAATGTTACTGTAGCTGCGCGGAGTAACTAGGTTACTACAgtaaactctcccttactcgatattcggtatctcgatatcgagttagagaaccatagtaaaagtttgttttcatgGCAATCCGATGGTCccttgcactgcttttgtgttctgtaactcgatggtcccttcaatatcgaattaTGGAAAGTTGACCGTATTTTTGGAACATGCcatgttttcattatttatatgCTATAAAAGTCATTGTCATTTGCACAAATCATTAAGATTTGATAGTCAACATTACAAATGAAGGTATACTAGATGTGGACACGTAATCCCAGGCAGAACCGATTACAGCTTTGTCGGATATCAAAAAGTAGataaaaatatcatcattctacaAAATTCGTTCCCATAAGCCAGCCTTCGATGTTTAGAATTAAATAGGCCACTTTCTAGGACATTTGAGGTCCCCGGAGTACCTGGTAAATAACCATTTATAGGATCAATGTTATATAGGTAGTCTGGTTATcaaattcaatgatttttcaatgtattTTATTAATAGTTATTTGATAAAGTGACCACATTCTAGTCGATTGCGGGATCCATATGAGACTtgaaatttgcccacctaaaggAGTATGGCTTAATGAGTAAGATAGGCGAAGATTTgctgttcagattttttttatttgaattcagatttttttttctttcaataatGGTTGGCCACCGACCAACCAAGATGTACTTGGTTTTAGGAGGACATGTTATAAACATACTTTTTCTATCGCTTGTATTTTTGAGTAGTGTGAAGTTATTGATGACTtaaatttttctagaaattttaagtTTATAGGAAAACTGAAACTGTTTGATCCTTTAAGTGTCACTTTCCAGATTCATTCGTTACACTGACAACTCTTAatgttacaatcataaatttttgcTTAACAAGTTGGAAAATGAGAGATTCGGATTCTCACAGCTGAATGGAGTCGTCAAACTGATGAGGAACATCATCAGTATTCGAGCaataattctcaaaaatgtTAGTTCTCCATCTACTTTTGGTACTCACGGCTCCGACCGGTGCTCCTGTTGGtcgagttgaaattggaaacattcgtAAACGAATATTCGTTGTAGATGAACATAGCAACTGACGAATTAACCAACAGTACGGTACCGGTGCCTTTAGTGGACTGCATAAGCtattaaaaatcataacaaaataacgaaaagccttgaCCTTCCTGTCGTCGCGCAGTTGACCaacgtcagaaccaccacgctgctgttgtgagcgaaaagcgagattttttcacctgtgttgtacaaaatacaacagcgcgacgactgaagtgttaacagggatcttttggcgtcaacagaaagatttcaatctCTACTATATGGAACAAATAtatggtacattacaaccattggtatcGG
It contains:
- the LOC5564303 gene encoding myotubularin-related protein 3 isoform X4 — its product is MGLRFLLLSSSNSGNDGRRKTNAQKKNMEGSGDGSPQSSMCMVKAAELFPKPVLEKEEEKLTVRFNELPGESVKYLGQTDDGILALSNYRLFLLKNSTGAETSVPLGLIESIQIRDLFHLTANCKDASTVKCSFSTSEQCSEWQRRISLSIGVPETLESLFAFPFHAWASELPTLNQDNEWYGRLQRVGNYDDDFRKEVERLQFDLQGAWRISHANAEFKLCPSYPRLLLVPACISDDTLQNVASFRSSRRIPAVVWRHERTGAVIARCSQPEVGWLGWRNSKDEQLLKALSDACAFDRGTQDSRTRLNSTASSESNPPSPEGSHEEVEMEEPKKILIVDARSYASAVTNRARGGGCECPEYYPSAEIQFMSLGNIHVIRKSFHTLRQLCASQPDIPNWLSLLERTMWLQHMSGLLAASMVVCHAIERSGRPVLVHCSDGWDRTPQIVATAQLCLDPYYRTIEGFRVLVEREWLSFGHKFSDRCGHGPGSDETNERCPVFLQWLDCVHQIHRQFPCSFEFDMGYLIKLAQHSHSCLFGTFLCNTVKERLENSVPDRTFSVWPFLSGPMYKNHLYVPNRERVLWPAHSVRDLRLWTEVYLGSWGGNQGSADYPANGDGVAGQELNGSMTKTRSYGDLMTGVNAGGLTRRSSDPNMTVDSSILAGTLNLSQENSIDSNMSSDREVSPDLINHHTSSLAIIQHTTQKLQSLTQELNQSDEEPENHVKNTTKRAVTPTADSTTPSSLFINGNSDSYNFKPIVPEQPTVAIAPTSSTPPPQQRHHLLDEIDENTSRIIKIESYLETTDVVDGKRAGLRIAKPIPACDVNGGLATADMMESVDLSGKSPSPPPPVVPTSPQHAISGGNLWHGSIETSTDTLVPLDQYSSPKRIIQLSESSGEDDGPGRIVKDIDEDDNDDDEEEEEDGSHNRENSISLDLGSNGRHDEPHEDSTARTGGSDFATSITTQTGDSNGCDLFSDSMDKDRKKYNQGSEINQTPTPKEETDSSRTKSAATDLHRVSSQPIAMLNGSVASYSKVLKCSNPMDESIIMQPQFQQLEINGKSSSSENGTHHQSQTNHQTHQLQHQQQQQQQHTSSHHQPQNQRRRRNSSNSKNDMSPNKPTNGSISPSATNSRFSTPGARSLPLTPPSVPFSIQTPPAAALSCPDGLAHALSEQNLRLQQIVYENRLREEALQRELYATRLALLGKTCHHCSNQQYGNDDPVYGNCDTPCDKTRVEPKVVTFSVEEDSEDSDKIDLAVKVPKDDDNIPTDPSLTITTMLMMTASTKDVDLCFHDIENDPDPDLEERGIRQYWEQYRERSSHTRKICFTIRRLLDRLRVKRGTDDCNDSESLASLVDSMNENASNCSWEAVDERSAPSSGANSSQQITSSVLWVPDHAVSRCTTCQTEFWLGRRKHHCRSCGQIFCADCSEYWAPLSDGKLFQTVRLCAPCYQNVCGKIAPSTVNER
- the LOC5564303 gene encoding myotubularin-related protein 4 isoform X5; the protein is MGLRFLLLSSSNSGNDGRRKTNAQKKNMEGSGDGSPQSSMCMVKAAELFPKPVLEKEEEKLTVRFNELPGESVKYLGQTDDGILALSNYRLFLLKNSTGAETSVPLGLIESIQIRDLFHLTANCKDASTVKCSFSTSEQCSEWQRRISLSIGVPETLESLFAFPFHAWASELPTLNQDNEWYGRLQRVGNYDDDFRKEVERLQFDLQGAWRISHANAEFKLCPSYPRLLLVPACISDDTLQNVASFRSSRRIPAVVWRHERTGAVIARCSQPEVGWLGWRNSKDEQLLKALSDACAFDRGTQDSRTRLNSTASSESNPPSPEGSHEEVEMEEPKKILIVDARSYASAVTNRARGGGCECPEYYPSAEIQFMSLGNIHVIRKSFHTLRQLCASQPDIPNWLSLLERTMWLQHMSGLLAASMVVCHAIERSGRPVLVHCSDGWDRTPQIVATAQLCLDPYYRTIEGFRVLVEREWLSFGHKFSDRCGHGPGSDETNERCPVFLQWLDCVHQIHRQFPCSFEFDMGYLIKLAQHSHSCLFGTFLCNTVKERLENSVPDRTFSVWPFLSGPMYKNHLYVPNRERVLWPAHSVRDLRLWTEVYLGSWGGNQGSADYPANGDGVAGQELNGSMTKTRSYGDLMTGVNAGGLTRRSSDPNMTVDSSILAGTLNLSQENSIDSNMSSDREVSPDLINHHTSSLAIIQHTTQKLQSLTQELNQSDEEPENHVKNTTKRAVTPTADSTTPSSLFINGNSDSYNFKPIVPEQPTVAIAPTSSTPPPQQRHHLLDEIDENTSRIIKIESYLETTDVVDGKRAGLRIAKPIPACDVNGGLATADMMESVDLSGKSPSPPPPVVPTSPQHAISGGNLWHGSIETSTDTLVPLDQYSSPKRIIQLSESSGEDDGPGRIVKDIDEDDNDDDEEEEEDGSHNRENSISLDLGSNGRHDEPHEDSTARTGGSDFATSITTQTGDSNGCDLFSDSMDKDRKKYNQGSEINQTPTPKEETDSSRTKSAATDLHRVSSQPIAMLNGSVASYSKVLKCSNPMDESIIMQPQFQQLEINGKSSSSENGTHHQSQTNHQTHQLQHQQQQQQQHTSSHHQPQNQRRRRNSSNSKNDMSPNKPTNGSISPSATNSRFSTPGARSLPLTPPSVPFSIQTPPAAALSCPDGLAHALSEQNLRLQQIVYENRLREEALQRELYATRLALLGKTCHHCSNQQYGNDDPASLVDSMNENASNCSWEAVDERSAPSSGANSSQQITSSVLWVPDHAVSRCTTCQTEFWLGRRKHHCRSCGQIFCADCSEYWAPLSDGKLFQTVRLCAPCYQNVCGKIASSHQPSTSGSVIVTSTNSSSTGNNYNSNSMNGSILVAAKQHNVSSSSCVNQLTNSSNNVAHALMTTVNTAVMGGMPNSLDNCKLVISAVTSTSCSASANSGNDRETCKATTATN
- the LOC5564303 gene encoding myotubularin-related protein 4 isoform X7, coding for MGLRFLLLSSSNSGNDGRRKTNAQKKNMEGSGDGSPQSSMCMVKAAELFPKPVLEKEEEKLTVRFNELPGESVKYLGQTDDGILALSNYRLFLLKNSTGAETSVPLGLIESIQIRDLFHLTANCKDASTVKCSFSTSEQCSEWQRRISLSIGVPETLESLFAFPFHAWASELPTLNQDNEWYGRLQRVGNYDDDFRKEVERLQFDLQGAWRISHANAEFKLCPSYPRLLLVPACISDDTLQNVASFRSSRRIPAVVWRHERTGAVIARCSQPEVGWLGWRNSKDEQLLKALSDACAFDRGTQDSRTRLNSTASSESNPPSPEGSHEEVEMEEPKKILIVDARSYASAVTNRARGGGCECPEYYPSAEIQFMSLGNIHVIRKSFHTLRQLCASQPDIPNWLSLLERTMWLQHMSGLLAASMVVCHAIERSGRPVLVHCSDGWDRTPQIVATAQLCLDPYYRTIEGFRVLVEREWLSFGHKFSDRCGHGPGSDETNERCPVFLQWLDCVHQIHRQFPCSFEFDMGYLIKLAQHSHSCLFGTFLCNTVKERLENSVPDRTFSVWPFLSGPMYKNHLYVPNRERVLWPAHSVRDLRLWTEVYLGSWGGNQGSADYPANGDGVAGQELNGSMTKTRSYGDLMTGVNAGGLTRRSSDPNMTVDSSILAGTLNLSQENSIDSNMSSDREVSPDLINHHTSSLAIIQHTTQKLQSLTQELNQSDEEPENHVKNTTKRAVTPTADSTTPSSLFINGNSDSYNFKPIVPEQPTVAIAPTSSTPPPQQRHHLLDEIDENTSRIIKIESYLETTDVVDGKRAGLRIAKPIPACDVNGGLATADMMESVDLSGKSPSPPPPVVPTSPQHAISGGNLWHGSIETSTDTLVPLDQYSSPKRIIQLSESSGEDDGPGRIVKDIDEDDNDDDEEEEEDGSHNRENSISLDLGSNGRHDEPHEDSTARTGGSDFATSITTQTGDSNGCDLFSDSMDKDRKKYNQGSEINQTPTPKEETDSSRTKSAATDLHRVSSQPIAMLNGSVASYSKVLKCSNPMDESIIMQPQFQQLEINGKSSSSENGTHHQSQTNHQTHQLQHQQQQQQQHTSSHHQPQNQRRRRNSSNSKNDMSPNKPTNGSISPSATNSRFSTPGARSLPLTPPSVPFSIQTPPAAALSCPDGLAHALSEQNLRLQQIVYENRLREEALQRELYATRLALLGKTCHHCSNQQYGNDDPASLVDSMNENASNCSWEAVDERSAPSSGANSSQQITSSVLWVPDHAVSRCTTCQTEFWLGRRKHHCRSCGQIFCADCSEYWAPLSDGKLFQTVRLCAPCYQNVCGKIAPSTVNER
- the LOC5564303 gene encoding myotubularin-related protein 3 isoform X1 — translated: MGLRFLLLSSSNSGNDGRRKTNAQKKNMEGSGDGSPQSSMCMVKAAELFPKPVLEKEEEKLTVRFNELPGESVKYLGQTDDGILALSNYRLFLLKNSTGAETSVPLGLIESIQIRDLFHLTANCKDASTVKCSFSTSEQCSEWQRRISLSIGVPETLESLFAFPFHAWASELPTLNQDNEWYGRLQRVGNYDDDFRKEVERLQFDLQGAWRISHANAEFKLCPSYPRLLLVPACISDDTLQNVASFRSSRRIPAVVWRHERTGAVIARCSQPEVGWLGWRNSKDEQLLKALSDACAFDRGTQDSRTRLNSTASSESNPPSPEGSHEEVEMEEPKKILIVDARSYASAVTNRARGGGCECPEYYPSAEIQFMSLGNIHVIRKSFHTLRQLCASQPDIPNWLSLLERTMWLQHMSGLLAASMVVCHAIERSGRPVLVHCSDGWDRTPQIVATAQLCLDPYYRTIEGFRVLVEREWLSFGHKFSDRCGHGPGSDETNERCPVFLQWLDCVHQIHRQFPCSFEFDMGYLIKLAQHSHSCLFGTFLCNTVKERLENSVPDRTFSVWPFLSGPMYKNHLYVPNRERVLWPAHSVRDLRLWTEVYLGSWGGNQGSADYPANGDGVAGQELNGSMTKTRSYGDLMTGVNAGGLTRRSSDPNMTVDSSILAGTLNLSQENSIDSNMSSDREVSPDLINHHTSSLAIIQHTTQKLQSLTQELNQSDEEPENHVKNTTKRAVTPTADSTTPSSLFINGNSDSYNFKPIVPEQPTVAIAPTSSTPPPQQRHHLLDEIDENTSRIIKIESYLETTDVVDGKRAGLRIAKPIPACDVNGGLATADMMESVDLSGKSPSPPPPVVPTSPQHAISGGNLWHGSIETSTDTLVPLDQYSSPKRIIQLSESSGEDDGPGRIVKDIDEDDNDDDEEEEEDGSHNRENSISLDLGSNGRHDEPHEDSTARTGGSDFATSITTQTGDSNGCDLFSDSMDKDRKKYNQGSEINQTPTPKEETDSSRTKSAATDLHRVSSQPIAMLNGSVASYSKVLKCSNPMDESIIMQPQFQQLEINGKSSSSENGTHHQSQTNHQTHQLQHQQQQQQQHTSSHHQPQNQRRRRNSSNSKNDMSPNKPTNGSISPSATNSRFSTPGARSLPLTPPSVPFSIQTPPAAALSCPDGLAHALSEQNLRLQQIVYENRLREEALQRELYATRLALLGKTCHHCSNQQYGNDDPVYGNCDTPCDKTRVEPKVVTFSVEEDSEDSDKIDLAVKVPKDDDNIPTDPSLTITTMLMMTASTKDVDLCFHDIENDPDPDLEERGIRQYWEQYRERSSHTRKICFTIRRLLDRLRVKRGTDDCNDSESLASLVDSMNENASNCSWEAVDERSAPSSGANSSQQITSSVLWVPDHAVSRCTTCQTEFWLGRRKHHCRSCGQIFCADCSEYWAPLSDGKLFQTVRLCAPCYQNVCGKIASSHQPSTSGSVIVTSTNSSSTGNNYNSNSMNGSILVAAKQHNVSSSSCVNQLTNSSNNVAHALMTTVNTAVMGGMPNSLDNCKLVISAVTSTSCSASANSGNDRETCKATTATN